From Acidovorax sp. 1608163:
GCCTGCAGCGCTGTCGCGCACGGTGCAGCTGTTTGCGCAGGCCAGCGGGGCGCTGTCGTTGTTTGTGATTGGTGGCAGCCTCGTGGGGCTGCACATCAAGGGCACGCTGGGCACGGTGGCGCAAATCAGCGTGGGCAAGCTGGTGTTGCACCCACTGGCCATGCTGCTGGTGCTGGGCTGGCTGGTGCCGGTGGACGACCCGCAGCTGCGCACAGCAGCCTTGCTCAGCTGCGCCATGCCCATGCTGGGCATTTACGCCATTCTTTCGCAGCGCCATGGGCACGAAGGCATCAGCTCGGCGGCCCTGCTGGTGACCACTGTGGCCTCGTTTTTTACCCTGAGTGCGTTTTTGTGGTGGCTGGGGCTGGCGCCGGTGTGAGGGCCCACCAGCAGGCGCTTAGCCTTTGAACACGGTCGCCACAGTTTGGCGCACCAGGTCCAGCGCCGCCTTTTGCACCTGTGTGGACGGCCTTTGCAAGCTCGTGGCCAGCGACAGCGCAATGCGCAGGGGGGGCGTGCCAATGGCCTGCGCGGTGTAAGCGGACGGGCGCGGCGAGTTGAGCAACGCATTGCGCGAGAGCACGGCACTGCCCGCACCATCGGCCACCAGGTCCAGGATGGCCGACACCCCATCGATCTCCAGCGCGATCTCGGGGCGGCAGCCAATCTGCGCCATTTCGGATTCGACATGCATGCGGATGGCGTTGGGGCGCGATGGGATGACCAGCGGCAGCGCGGCCACCTCGCTCAAGGCCACGGGGCCGGGGGGCGGGTCTTCCGACAAACCCGGAGGGCGGGCGCGCACCAGCACCAGGTCCTCGTCCAGCAGGTGCTCCACGTCGATGTCGCGCGAGGGCTGCCCGTTGTAGAGCACCACGATGTCCAGGTGCCCGCTGTTGAGTCCTTCAAGGATGGCGCCCGACAAGCCTTCGCTGATGGACAGCCGCGCCTCGGGCAGCACCTGGCGAAACGCACGGGTCAGGGGCACCGTCATCACCCGGGCCACGCTGTTGGGCAGACCAATGGCCACGCGCCCGGCCAGCGCGCCGCGCACCCGGCCCAGCTCTTCGCGGGCCCGCTCGACCTGGTGCAGGATGCCCCGCCCGTGCTCCAGCAGCACCTTGCCCGCCTCGGTGGGCGTGGCGCCCCGGCCATTGCGTACCAGCAGGTTTTGCCGCAGCTCCACTTCCAGCAGGCGCACCTGCCGGCTTAGCGCAGGCTGGGCGATGTTGAGCACCACCGATGCCCGGGTGAAGCTGCCCAGCTCGGCCACCCGCACGAAGTACTCGATTTGCTTGAGGTCCATCGCCTTTGCCTTGTCAAAAGGGGTCTGCAAACTAGCAGAATTTTGCATATCTCTGCATCACCAATTGCAGAATGATATATCTGGTAGTGCCGCAGACTGCTGTCGCAGCGGGGCAGCCCTGTTCACAATGCGGGTGTTTTCACCTCCGGTAGAGGGGTGATGTGGCGCACCGCTGGGTGTGCGCCACGGTGGCCACGGGATGCCTTTCCCGGGCCTTCAAGGAGACAATATGACTATCGACATCAAAGGCATTTCGTCCATGGCCACCCGCCAGGTGCTGGCAGAGCTGGTGGCCTTGTACGCGCAGCAGTCATCCGACCGCGTGGGCATCGAATCCGTGGGGGGCGTGGACGCTGCCAAGCGCGTGCAGGCGGGGGAGCCCTTTGACGTGGTGATCCTGGCGTCGGATGCCATCGACAAGCTCGTGGCGGCAGGCCATGTGAGCGCGGCCAGCAAGGTCGATCTGGTGCATTCCG
This genomic window contains:
- a CDS encoding LysR substrate-binding domain-containing protein, with the protein product MDLKQIEYFVRVAELGSFTRASVVLNIAQPALSRQVRLLEVELRQNLLVRNGRGATPTEAGKVLLEHGRGILHQVERAREELGRVRGALAGRVAIGLPNSVARVMTVPLTRAFRQVLPEARLSISEGLSGAILEGLNSGHLDIVVLYNGQPSRDIDVEHLLDEDLVLVRARPPGLSEDPPPGPVALSEVAALPLVIPSRPNAIRMHVESEMAQIGCRPEIALEIDGVSAILDLVADGAGSAVLSRNALLNSPRPSAYTAQAIGTPPLRIALSLATSLQRPSTQVQKAALDLVRQTVATVFKG